The uncultured Pseudodesulfovibrio sp. genome includes a region encoding these proteins:
- a CDS encoding VCBS domain-containing protein produces MADKTIQELQISLPGNGNTEVYELDGDTPVKFNFDPSNAVFSGENGNLEIAVEGGGTIILENYQALADAGHLPLFEMPNGEMVAGDTYMFAFSGADQNGDLETAAGNTAGGSGAGQYSDDHGALYDGINALGGQGDAYDPHAFPTSDPVTGLLLEDTPGAVNEAPTLDLSMNTVTFVSEDARNNNMIGVYELDANGQPINPEIILLDSNATTPGQVLTTVEDGQELHYFLVVGATTASGTPTLSQDPVTGQWSISFEGDSNTYEVRFDSATLNGYDEETFRFVTTADGREVLVDDQLLEADDDDDFNDTVIRENANAGTGFDNTFYEGLGAVHIVGEANISDSDSANMSQAVITLTNAQDGDSLNVDSAALAALGITATVDSTGTVITLTGDVSIANYENALELITFNNTSDDPNTVARTIEVQVWDDAASPTGAASNVATTTIEVVASQIDAHSFEANAVAGNNASIATDTGATTVATGNLLDSYGGEVSGAVAENAIAGAWGSLTIAANGEWTYTPYDSATIDTSAIDHPTVETFTYQVIDSTTGAAETATMYIPVHIDASETTIGSGFHLGNNLNNVIYGSDNGNAILAEGGNDFVYGGANGDNLFGGSGHDYISGGGGNDNIDGGYGNDYLFGGAGNDNIQGGAGDGNDLIWGGAGTDTINAGAGDDTVFISSGPDTVSLGSGEDTIVIDPTYLTPGEGGASMTVTDFQIADNDHFDVSNLTGHVAEITSSSTSGDLILTIADANHAGDSITITLQGVMPASHADVAQSIDISSTGDEINHLIQHIISTGGEHTT; encoded by the coding sequence ATGGCCGACAAAACAATACAAGAGTTGCAGATTTCACTGCCCGGCAATGGAAATACCGAAGTGTACGAGCTTGACGGCGACACCCCGGTCAAATTCAACTTCGACCCTTCGAACGCCGTGTTTTCCGGAGAAAACGGCAACCTCGAGATTGCCGTCGAGGGGGGCGGAACCATCATCTTGGAGAACTACCAGGCCCTTGCTGACGCGGGCCACCTGCCGCTCTTCGAGATGCCCAATGGCGAGATGGTCGCCGGTGACACCTATATGTTCGCCTTTTCCGGGGCCGATCAAAACGGCGACCTGGAAACCGCGGCAGGCAACACCGCCGGAGGATCCGGCGCAGGCCAGTACAGCGACGACCACGGCGCACTTTATGACGGCATCAACGCCCTGGGAGGCCAGGGTGACGCCTATGACCCGCACGCCTTCCCCACATCCGACCCCGTAACCGGCCTGCTGCTTGAAGACACGCCCGGCGCGGTCAACGAAGCGCCGACCCTGGACCTGTCCATGAACACGGTCACCTTCGTCAGTGAAGACGCCAGAAACAACAACATGATCGGCGTCTACGAGCTTGACGCTAACGGACAGCCCATCAATCCGGAGATCATCCTCCTCGACTCCAACGCCACTACGCCCGGCCAGGTCCTGACCACGGTTGAAGACGGGCAGGAGCTGCACTACTTCCTGGTCGTCGGCGCAACCACGGCCAGCGGAACCCCGACACTGAGCCAGGACCCTGTCACCGGGCAATGGTCCATTTCCTTTGAAGGCGACTCCAACACCTATGAAGTTCGCTTCGACAGCGCGACTCTCAATGGTTACGACGAGGAAACCTTCAGGTTCGTGACCACTGCGGACGGACGAGAAGTCCTCGTGGACGACCAGCTGCTGGAAGCTGATGACGACGACGATTTCAACGACACGGTAATTCGAGAGAACGCGAACGCGGGCACCGGGTTCGACAACACGTTCTACGAGGGACTTGGCGCCGTCCACATCGTCGGCGAAGCAAACATCTCAGACTCCGACTCGGCGAACATGTCCCAGGCGGTGATCACCCTGACCAATGCCCAGGACGGAGACTCCCTGAATGTCGACTCGGCCGCATTGGCGGCCCTGGGCATCACGGCCACCGTCGACAGTACAGGCACGGTGATCACACTTACCGGTGACGTCTCAATCGCCAATTATGAAAACGCGCTGGAATTGATTACCTTCAACAACACCTCAGACGACCCGAATACGGTCGCCAGAACCATCGAAGTCCAGGTCTGGGATGACGCTGCCTCCCCCACCGGCGCGGCGAGCAATGTGGCCACGACAACAATCGAGGTCGTTGCCAGCCAGATCGACGCCCACAGCTTTGAAGCGAACGCAGTGGCAGGCAACAATGCCTCGATTGCGACCGACACCGGTGCAACCACTGTTGCGACCGGCAACCTGCTCGACAGCTATGGGGGCGAGGTCTCCGGAGCCGTCGCAGAGAATGCGATTGCGGGCGCCTGGGGCTCACTGACGATCGCCGCCAATGGTGAGTGGACATACACGCCTTATGACAGTGCCACCATCGACACCTCCGCCATCGATCATCCTACGGTGGAGACATTCACCTACCAAGTGATCGACAGCACCACCGGCGCAGCCGAAACAGCTACCATGTATATTCCCGTACACATTGATGCCAGTGAAACCACCATTGGGTCTGGATTCCACCTGGGAAACAATTTAAACAACGTCATCTATGGCAGTGATAACGGCAACGCCATCCTCGCCGAAGGAGGCAACGACTTCGTCTATGGAGGCGCGAACGGTGACAATCTGTTCGGTGGCTCTGGCCATGACTACATCAGCGGTGGCGGCGGAAACGACAACATCGACGGCGGTTATGGCAATGACTATTTGTTCGGCGGCGCCGGAAACGACAATATCCAGGGAGGGGCCGGAGACGGCAACGACCTCATCTGGGGTGGCGCAGGGACAGACACAATAAATGCTGGAGCGGGCGACGACACCGTGTTTATCAGCTCTGGACCCGACACGGTGTCACTCGGTTCGGGCGAGGATACCATCGTCATCGACCCGACCTATCTGACCCCTGGGGAAGGCGGAGCGTCAATGACCGTGACGGACTTCCAGATTGCAGATAACGACCACTTCGATGTCAGCAACCTGACCGGGCATGTGGCCGAGATCACCTCCAGCAGCACGAGCGGTGACTTGATTCTGACCATCGCCGACGCGAACCACGCCGGAGACAGCATCACCATCACCCTCCAGGGAGTCATGCCCGCTTCCCATGCGGATGTCGCCCAATCGATAGACATCTCCTCCACCGGCGATGAGATTAATCATCTGATCCAACACATCATCAGCACCGGCGGAGAACACACGACCTAA